In the genome of Streptomyces sp. V2I9, one region contains:
- a CDS encoding helix-turn-helix transcriptional regulator: protein MSGTTTGSTVPRRQLGRHLRDLRNASRLTVRAAAKQLEWSEPKIWRIETGQVSLRSLDVEAMCRTYGADPELTKGLMGLAKETKNRGWWHAYGDVIPEGFDLYIGLEEAADRLSWYESELVPGLFQTPDYARALIKRSDPERDDAEVERRVHVRVTRQALLTRVTAPPQVDVALNEAILRRPVGGSKVMADQLEHLVHLNELGNVSVRVVPFAAGLHEGIMSGPFVTLRFPAHGDSPYTEPPTVYVEGFTGALYLDKANEVERYDGAFTSIWGSALDEAGSTSLLKKAVRELK, encoded by the coding sequence GTGAGTGGCACAACGACTGGTTCGACTGTGCCTCGGCGCCAACTCGGTCGACACTTGCGCGACTTGCGCAATGCCTCGCGCCTGACGGTGCGCGCTGCGGCCAAGCAACTGGAGTGGTCGGAACCGAAGATCTGGCGCATCGAGACGGGCCAGGTATCGCTTCGCAGCCTTGATGTCGAGGCGATGTGCCGGACCTACGGCGCGGATCCCGAGCTGACCAAGGGCTTGATGGGGTTGGCGAAAGAAACGAAGAACCGGGGCTGGTGGCACGCCTATGGTGACGTGATCCCCGAGGGCTTCGATCTCTATATCGGGCTCGAAGAAGCGGCCGACCGTCTGTCTTGGTACGAATCCGAGCTCGTCCCCGGTCTGTTCCAAACCCCGGACTACGCCCGTGCGCTCATCAAACGGTCAGATCCTGAGCGGGATGACGCGGAGGTGGAACGACGCGTACATGTCCGCGTGACGCGTCAGGCGCTGCTCACTCGGGTGACGGCACCGCCCCAAGTGGACGTGGCGCTCAACGAGGCGATCCTGCGTCGCCCCGTCGGCGGTAGCAAGGTCATGGCCGACCAGCTTGAGCACCTGGTTCACTTGAATGAGCTGGGCAACGTCTCCGTCCGCGTGGTGCCGTTTGCCGCTGGTCTGCACGAGGGGATCATGTCCGGCCCGTTCGTCACGCTGCGCTTTCCTGCCCACGGCGACAGCCCGTACACGGAGCCGCCCACGGTTTACGTGGAGGGCTTCACCGGGGCGCTCTACCTCGACAAGGCCAACGAGGTCGAACGCTACGACGGTGCGTTCACGTCCATCTGGGGCTCGGCGCTTGACGAAGCGGGCAGCACGAGTCTTCTCAAGAAAGCAGTGAGGGAGCTGAAGTGA
- a CDS encoding DUF397 domain-containing protein, with protein sequence MNSADLTGAVWRKSSRSNGDANCVEVAFLGDGRVAMRDSKDKGDGPALVLTSGEWAAFESGVAGGEFTRS encoded by the coding sequence GTGAACAGTGCCGACCTGACAGGTGCGGTCTGGCGCAAGAGCAGCCGCAGCAACGGTGACGCCAACTGCGTTGAGGTCGCCTTCCTCGGCGATGGCCGGGTGGCCATGCGGGACTCCAAGGACAAGGGTGACGGCCCCGCTCTCGTCCTTACCTCCGGCGAGTGGGCGGCCTTTGAAAGCGGCGTCGCGGGCGGCGAGTTCACGCGGTCGTAG
- a CDS encoding DUF1330 domain-containing protein — MTAYAIAHLRPTDGPVDDEVLSYIERIQATMAPYGARFVVHGAEVEVVEGAWPGKLVVVGFPGVEEARAWYASPAYQEILPLRTRHLVGDVVIVPGVGPEYDASATAAAMRSARDRAAGQEECAAP; from the coding sequence ATGACCGCGTACGCCATCGCCCACCTGCGCCCCACCGACGGCCCCGTCGACGACGAGGTGCTGAGCTACATCGAGCGGATCCAGGCCACCATGGCGCCCTACGGAGCCCGCTTCGTGGTCCACGGCGCCGAGGTGGAGGTGGTGGAGGGAGCGTGGCCGGGCAAGCTGGTCGTCGTCGGGTTCCCCGGTGTCGAGGAGGCCCGCGCCTGGTACGCGTCCCCCGCCTACCAGGAGATCCTGCCGCTGCGCACCCGGCACCTCGTCGGTGACGTGGTGATCGTGCCGGGGGTCGGTCCGGAGTACGACGCCTCGGCCACGGCGGCGGCGATGCGGAGCGCGCGGGACCGGGCGGCCGGGCAGGAGGAGTGCGCCGCCCCCTGA
- a CDS encoding RDD family protein, whose amino-acid sequence MRRCLAVGLDCYLCLLAVGLLVRSGPDSGGTARVAALLVVQLIALSFANQVLLTMAVRASAGKLIMGVRVIRLPDAGRPGFRRLVLRWLYGLLWLYGLFWLPARPWRRPRAPAVGGHPPESPRTRPTEPHGDLAGVRQVRRSDLRSYRAAVRGRTDRACPARPVSSP is encoded by the coding sequence GTGCGTCGCTGTCTGGCGGTCGGTCTCGACTGCTACCTGTGCCTGCTGGCCGTCGGGCTGCTGGTGCGCTCCGGCCCGGACTCGGGTGGGACGGCGCGCGTGGCCGCCCTGCTGGTCGTCCAGCTGATCGCGCTGTCGTTCGCCAACCAGGTGCTGCTGACGATGGCCGTCCGGGCGAGCGCCGGAAAGCTGATCATGGGCGTCCGGGTGATCCGGCTGCCGGACGCGGGCCGGCCGGGGTTCCGCCGACTGGTGCTGCGCTGGCTGTACGGCCTCCTGTGGCTGTACGGCCTCTTCTGGCTGCCGGCGCGGCCGTGGCGGCGTCCCCGGGCCCCGGCGGTGGGCGGCCACCCCCCGGAGAGCCCCCGGACACGCCCCACCGAGCCGCACGGGGACCTGGCGGGGGTGCGCCAGGTCCGCCGGAGCGACCTGCGGTCCTACCGGGCGGCGGTGCGGGGGCGTACGGACCGAGCGTGCCCGGCGCGCCCTGTGTCGTCCCCGTGA
- the gdhA gene encoding NADP-specific glutamate dehydrogenase produces MPVTPDSARTHDAARLIEPLYAEILRRNQGEREFHQAVREVLETLGPVLSRRPEFVDARVIERICEPERQLIFRVPWSDDSGDIHVNRGFRVEFSSLLGPYKGGLRFHPSVNLGIVKFLGFEQIFKNALTGMPIGGGKGGSDFDPKGRSDAEIMRFCQSFMTELHRHLGEYTDVPAGDIGVGGREIGYLFGQYKRITNRYESGVLTGKGLGWGGAQARTEATGYGTVLFTEEMLRSRGESLEGQTVAVSGSGNVAIYAVEKAQQLGATVVTCSDSGGYVVDEKGIDLALLKEIKETGRGRVSEYAERRGAHARFVPGTGVWSVPVDVALPCATQNELHEADALDLVRNGVKAVAEGANMPTTPEAVRVLQEAGVAFAPGKAANAGGVATSALEMQQNASRDSWTFAHTEERLAEIMRHIHDSCHTTAERYGSPGNYVVGANIAGFELVADAMLAQGLI; encoded by the coding sequence ATGCCGGTCACCCCCGACTCCGCCCGCACGCACGACGCCGCCCGCCTCATCGAGCCGCTCTACGCCGAGATCCTGCGCCGCAACCAGGGCGAGCGGGAGTTCCACCAGGCGGTCCGCGAGGTCCTGGAGACGCTCGGGCCGGTGCTGTCCCGCCGCCCGGAGTTCGTCGACGCGCGCGTCATCGAGCGGATATGCGAACCCGAGCGCCAGCTGATCTTCCGGGTGCCGTGGTCGGACGACTCCGGCGACATCCACGTCAACCGCGGCTTCCGGGTGGAGTTCTCCAGCCTGCTCGGCCCCTACAAGGGCGGCCTGCGCTTCCACCCCTCGGTCAACCTCGGCATCGTGAAGTTCCTCGGCTTCGAGCAGATCTTCAAGAACGCCCTCACCGGCATGCCCATCGGCGGCGGCAAGGGCGGCTCGGACTTCGACCCCAAGGGCCGGTCCGACGCCGAGATCATGCGGTTCTGCCAGTCGTTCATGACCGAACTCCACCGCCACCTGGGCGAGTACACGGACGTTCCGGCCGGTGACATCGGCGTGGGCGGCCGCGAGATCGGCTATCTCTTCGGCCAGTACAAGCGGATCACCAACCGCTACGAGTCCGGCGTCCTCACCGGCAAGGGCCTCGGCTGGGGCGGCGCCCAGGCCCGTACGGAGGCCACCGGCTACGGCACCGTCCTGTTCACCGAGGAGATGCTGCGCAGCCGGGGCGAGTCCCTGGAGGGCCAGACCGTCGCGGTCTCCGGCTCCGGCAACGTCGCCATCTACGCCGTCGAGAAGGCCCAGCAGCTCGGCGCGACCGTGGTGACCTGCTCCGACTCCGGCGGCTACGTCGTCGACGAGAAGGGCATCGACCTCGCCCTCCTCAAGGAGATCAAGGAGACCGGCCGGGGCCGCGTCTCGGAATACGCCGAACGCCGCGGCGCCCACGCCCGGTTCGTCCCCGGTACGGGGGTGTGGTCGGTCCCCGTGGACGTCGCCCTGCCCTGCGCCACCCAGAACGAACTCCACGAGGCCGACGCGCTGGACCTCGTACGCAACGGGGTCAAGGCGGTCGCGGAGGGCGCCAACATGCCCACCACCCCGGAGGCGGTCCGCGTCCTCCAGGAGGCGGGCGTCGCCTTCGCGCCCGGCAAGGCGGCCAACGCGGGCGGGGTGGCGACGAGCGCCCTGGAGATGCAGCAGAACGCTTCCCGCGACTCGTGGACCTTCGCCCACACCGAGGAGCGGCTCGCCGAGATCATGCGGCACATCCACGACTCCTGCCACACGACCGCCGAGCGCTACGGCAGCCCCGGCAACTACGTGGTCGGCGCGAACATCGCGGGCTTCGAGCTGGTCGCGGACGCGATGCTGGCGCAGGGGCTGATCTGA
- a CDS encoding helix-turn-helix domain-containing protein → MSIRATNQADVIPLRPLPTAVDPCPAGALPGEPLWRDLVGEVLRRERKARGRTLKDVSDASRISVAYLSEVERGRKEASSEVLAAAARALGLTLADVLALAGERLVSLAAARSRTLRVTGGRRAVGPAGGRGATGPAGPMGGVLLAA, encoded by the coding sequence GTGAGCATCCGAGCGACGAACCAGGCCGACGTGATCCCCCTGCGCCCGCTCCCGACGGCGGTCGACCCGTGTCCGGCCGGCGCCCTGCCCGGGGAGCCGCTGTGGCGGGACCTCGTGGGGGAGGTGCTGCGGCGCGAACGCAAGGCGCGGGGGCGGACGTTGAAGGACGTGTCCGACGCGTCCCGGATCTCCGTGGCGTACCTCTCCGAGGTGGAGCGCGGTCGGAAGGAAGCCTCCTCCGAGGTGCTGGCCGCCGCCGCCCGCGCGCTCGGGCTGACCCTCGCGGACGTCCTGGCGCTGGCCGGGGAGCGGCTGGTCAGCCTCGCCGCGGCCCGGTCCCGGACGCTGCGGGTGACGGGCGGTCGCCGGGCCGTGGGCCCGGCGGGCGGTCGTGGGGCCACGGGTCCGGCCGGTCCGATGGGCGGCGTGCTGCTGGCGGCCTGA
- the msrA gene encoding peptide-methionine (S)-S-oxide reductase MsrA: protein MFLNRRTPELPTPEQALRGRPVPEFTVPSRHTVLGNPLVGPYPEGLEVADFALGCFWGAERKFWQTEGVWTTLVGYQGGYTENPTYEEACSGMTGHTEAVRVVFDPAVVTYEELLKLFWESHDPTQGFRQGNDVGTQYRSAIHTHSPAQAAAAEASREAYQKVLTASGHREITTEILPAEGRPFWPAEAYHQQYLDKNPGGYCGIGGTGVSCPIGVAPAGG from the coding sequence ATGTTCCTGAACCGTCGTACCCCCGAGCTCCCCACCCCGGAGCAGGCCCTGCGCGGCCGCCCCGTTCCGGAGTTCACCGTCCCCTCCCGCCACACCGTCCTCGGCAACCCCCTGGTGGGCCCGTATCCGGAGGGCCTGGAGGTGGCGGACTTCGCCCTGGGCTGCTTCTGGGGCGCGGAGCGGAAGTTCTGGCAGACCGAGGGCGTCTGGACGACGCTCGTCGGTTACCAGGGCGGCTACACCGAGAACCCCACGTACGAGGAGGCGTGCTCGGGGATGACCGGGCACACGGAGGCGGTCCGCGTGGTCTTCGACCCCGCGGTCGTCACCTACGAGGAGTTGCTCAAGCTGTTCTGGGAGTCGCACGACCCGACCCAGGGCTTCCGCCAGGGCAACGACGTGGGCACCCAGTACCGCTCCGCGATCCACACCCACTCCCCCGCCCAGGCGGCAGCGGCGGAGGCGTCCCGTGAGGCGTACCAGAAGGTCCTGACGGCCTCGGGCCACCGGGAGATCACCACGGAGATCCTGCCCGCCGAGGGCCGTCCGTTCTGGCCGGCGGAGGCGTACCACCAGCAGTACCTGGACAAGAACCCGGGCGGTTACTGCGGGATCGGCGGCACGGGCGTCTCCTGCCCGATCGGCGTGGCCCCGGCCGGGGGCTGA